In a single window of the Rhopalosiphum padi isolate XX-2018 chromosome 1, ASM2088224v1, whole genome shotgun sequence genome:
- the LOC132930763 gene encoding axotactin isoform X1 yields the protein MHIFFITVFFIVTVFDVKALENFKERCEIPIMRGPCQNWIHKWYYDSILHQCRTYISGICKSENIFDSEAECLYYCVGGKNRNNTYLVSEPIEQKYEYGSSTLAPIAPSDRGAELTFSESGYYTVFMMAENNAFIQLDGNRIPTFQLRLCREISFQFRTRLPHGLLVYHSVKDRPTGLPPYALYVIVEKGQLKVVHVYGKHSTSVIVGEGLNHDIWHTVTVRIDVHGARLIAKVDNISAEKIIQGLHKSSNYGISTDLTSVVLIGGLSPEEKLHGVKYIIESFVGCIKEMVLSAGKAASDLLPIKPLIATKHDNVQEGCIDKCKTEDNICFQGSLCINHYNQLSCDCFGTLYEGEYCDIYVSTVLTLRGSSYVSYRVYDWKDRVHSSMNRISFMFKTRFDDSALFYASGESHKHHHIAISIYNGSVVVEVELGDGEPIFATVGNNTNSNQWHNLTILHRENMIDIMFNGETKNYILAGTRNYLYIDPEIYFGGGPTLSNKPGLKSHNNFVGSLKYVFFNDISILYELKRGNPKVHYIGFLSPEFTETEVDMIPITLPFPSSHILWPVASVNHISLMFDFKSHKHMAILVSSPVTTSTQNSSGFWELRMVNNEIRFELTPSSSKNVTQLTTVKYDLNIEGSWHKICLNYTKGLLTLNVDDKNKTTFLNGIQHFLAEQTITIGSGIGGKGSFGLVGCIREIWLDGIFLESRHMVRTNRTTGQVSIDNCQLVDPCKRPNACEHDGKCSVVDDNVICDCKGTGYIGKNCHFAQFRKTCEELALLGYTKPDVYLIDIDGNGKFPPAHVKCEFGAQGDSKTIVEHNLPSQIDVRSAAESDFSFTITYRDFPPEMLKELISHSLHCSQYIKYDCYKAPLDLHSATWFTSAAQEELINFIGYAKRGSCPCSMNKTCSNRTHSCNCDFPDAKWHSDEGHYLTSKYGGLGITKMVFLQQEHLQLDALGRITLGPLECVETNTQKYVVTFTTSQSYIEVPGWRKGDIAFSFRTTGEKAILLYQPPIRRQHPSFMVALTSDFKLTFNFTLNSGKSRDMEVKSRRRLNNGEWQKIWIDYNSHHVRFMINTDYEMIDLLPNEKFGPFEGSMYIGGATEDLLQVTTVSQGLIGCFRGLVVNGEILDIYSYMSVHLSEIIKECKPSCAPNPCKNGAKCKELWSTFQCVCENPWAYSGIYCENNINTQGLTFITRESYFKRNYFINNITELSQESYYKLLTKDILMNLRTYDENSLILHANDHLNNFVQLFIMNGNSVVFVFNHSHKIYNITVKYPGLNRGKSIQLALVRTENVTMLYVNEINSSVPVGYSLLINYTSKPWINPELEVLSPQRPPAPPTEYFQVNIGGFDPENLISSKKESVRLSGYVGCVRGLKIDDFVVSFSSLGLANSSFNTSKEKELRGIISGCNMKCDEQQPCKNKGICIENFEKGGSSCDCEHTSYYGDFCGLDKGADFSGVSVLRRKFLLEGPVTQVKLNLAFSSSDKRQRSTVLLLIQTENKRSYYLIVALNEKGEMIFEEDREGTGGAFGAHIKDRNFLNGARHSVYYKRTESSSILMVDRDPIELKKIPVLSLTDTLTDITAGDNEVQIGGLNTTDPRFASYTSYSGCISNVFLEVNYNAMRPLDEYMLFTKTGSEKVNVTNSQGVRSAQCASFDDIHKPRPGPSLNISYGVDQTWVLDPPARMPYDSKYAKVFTQQDNTFNVVAMVMASILSLVIISVSYHAYHTNVKWKKRRDEEINAEIARNKRQSIQMQEGYKLVKEDKLQLNGINMEMKSLCKQPSPIVRFYTPSDEDNEGLKGKELRIEPRLKHSAIRGYLNKIDKTWEPIEETSEILEEITEDKQ from the exons atgcacattttttttataactgtgtTTTTTATCGTAACTGTATTTGATGTAAAAGCACTGGAGAATTTCAAgg aaagatGTGAAATCCCAATTATGCGTGGTCCGTGTCAAAATTGGATACATAAATGGTACTATGATTCTATTTTACACCAGTGTAGGACTTACATAAGTGGTATTTGCaaaagtgaaaatatatttgattctgAGGCAGAATGCCTGTATTATTGTGTTGGTGGTAAAA ATCGTAACAATACATACTTAGTCTCAGAACCTattgaacaaaaatatgaatatggtTCATCTACATTAGCGCCAATAGCACCAAGTGATAGAGGTGCAGAACTTACATTTTCTGAATCGggttattatactgtatttatgATGGCTGAAAACAACGCATTTATACAGCTTGATGGAAATCGTATTCCTACTTTCCAATTAAG GCTATGTCGAGAAATATCATTCCAATTTCGTACGCGTTTACCACATGGATTACTTGTTTATCATAGTGTTAAGGATAGACCAACTGGTCTTCCTCCCTATGCATTATATGTAATTGTAGAAAAAGGACAACTTAAAGTAGTTCATGTTTATGGTAAACATTCAACCTCTGTTATAGTCGGAGAAG gattaAATCATGATATTTGGCATACTGTTACTGTACGCATAGATGTACATGGCGCTAGACTTATAGCAAAAGTAGATAATATAAGTGccgaaaaaataatacaaggaTTACATAAGTCTAGTAACTATGGCATATCTACAGACTTAACATCTGTAGTTTTAATTGGTG GTTTGAGTCCTGAGGAAAAATTACACGGTGTCAAGTATATTATTGAATCATTTGTTGGCTGCATAAAAGAAATGGTTTTGAGTGCTGGAAAAGCTGCTTCGGATTTATTACCCATCAAACCGTTAATTGCTACAAAGCATGACAATGTACAAGAGGGTTGTATAGATAA ATGTAAAACCGAagacaatatttgttttcaaggTAGTCTgtgtattaatcattataatcaatTGTCTTGTGATTGTTTTGGAACTCTTTATGAAGGCGAATACTGtgatatttatg TTTCTACTGTATTAACTTTACGAGGTTCTTCCTATGTATCTTATCGTGTTTATGACTGGAAAGATAGAGTTCATTCAAGCATGAATCGTATAAGTTTTATGTTCAAGACTAGATTTGATGATTCTGCTTTGTTTTATGCAAGTGGAGAATCTCATAAACATCACCACATTgcaatatcaatttataatggATCAGTTGTTGTTGAAGTTGAACTTGGTGATGGAGAGCCTATATTTGCAACTGTAGGTAATAACACAAACTCAAACCAATGGCATAACTTAACAATATTACATAGAGAAAATATGAtcgatattatgtttaatggagaaactaaaaattatattttggctGGAACacgaaattatttatacatagatcctgaaatatattttggtgGTGGACCTACACTTTCTAATAAAcctg GTTTGAAATCGCATAATAACTTTGTAGGttctttaaaatatgttttctttaatgacatatcaatattatatgaattaaaaagaGGAAATCCAAAAGTGCATTACATTGGATTTTTATCGCCAGAATTCACAGAAACTGAAGTTGACATGATTCCTATAACATTACCATTTCCATCTTCACATATTTTATGGCCAGTAGCATCAGTTAACCATATAAGTttaatgtttgattttaaaagtCATAAGCATATGGCTATTTTAGTGTCATCGCCTGTGACAACATCCACTCAGAATTCTTCAGGATTCTGGGAA ttaCGGATGGTAAACAATGAAATACGTTTCGAACTCACACCATCATCTAGTAAAAATGTCACACAATTAACAActgttaaatatgatttaaacatTGAAGGATCTTggcataaaatttgtttaaattatactaaaggATTACTCACATTAAATGTAGATGATAAAAATAAGACAACTTTTTTAAATggtattcaacattttttggCTGAACAGACTATAACTATTGGTAGTGGAATTGGAGGCAAAGGAAGTTttg gcctTGTTGGTTGCATACGAGAAATTTGGTTAGatggtatatttttagaatCTAGACATATGGTTAGAACTAATAGGACAACTGGCCAAGTTTCTATTGATAATTGTCAATTAGTAGATCCATGTAAGAGGCCAAATGCTTGTGAACATGATGGTAAATGTTCTGTCGTTGATGATAATGTAATATGTGACTGTAAAGGAACAGGATATATTGGAAAAAATTGCCATTtcg CACAGTTTCGTAAGACATGCGAAGAACTTGCTCTTTTAGGTTATACTAAGCCTGATGTATATCTCATTGATATTGATGGAAATGGAAAATTTCCCCCAGCTCATGTTAAATGTGAATTTGGGGCTCAAGGAGATTCAAAAACCATTGTTGAACACAATTTACCCAGTcagatt gaTGTTAGAAGTGCAGCAGAATCAGATTTTAGCTTTACTATAACCTATAGAGATTTTCCTCCAGAGATGTTGAAGGAGCTTATATCACATTCCTTACATTGTAGccagtatataaaatatgattgttaTAAAGCTCCATTAGATCTCCATTCTGCTACATGGTTTACTTCCGCTGCTCAAGAAGAACTCATTAATTTTATTGGCTATGCTAAAAGAGGATCTTGCCCATGTTCaa tgaACAAGACATGTTCAAATCGTACTCATTCATGTAATTGTGATTTTCCTGATGCAAAATGGCATTCAGACGAAGGACATTATTTAACTTCTAAATATGGAGGATTAGGAATTacaaaaatggtatttttacaACAAGAACATTTACAGCTTGATGCTTTAGGACGTATTACATTAGGGCCACTTGAATGTGTTGAAACAA acaCTCAAAAGTATGTCGTAACATTTACAACTAGTCAATCTTATATAGAAGTTCCGGGTTGGAGAAAAGGAGACATAGCATTCAGTTTTAGGACTACTGGTGAAAAAGCAATTTTACTTTATCAACCACCGATTCGAAGACAACACCCTTCTTTTATGGTCGCTCTCACGagtg attttaaattaacttttaattttacattaaattctgGAAAATCAAGAGACATGGAAGTAAAATCTAGACGGCGTTTAAATAATGGCGAATGGCAAAAAATTTGGATTGATTATAACTCTCATCATGTACGCTTTATGATTAATACAGATTATGAAATGATCGATTTATTACCAAATGAAAAATTTGGTCCTTTTGAAGGAAGTATGTATATTGGAGGTGCTACAGA AGACCTACTTCAAGTTACAACTGTAAGTCAAGGTTTGATAGGATGTTTTCGAGGACTGGTAGTGAATGGTGaaattttagatatatattcatatatgagTGTTCATTTATCAGAAATTATAAAAGAATGTAAACCATCCTGTGCTCCAAATCCATGTAAAAATGGAGCGAAATGCAAAGAATTGTGGAGTACATTTCAATGTGTTTGTGAAAACCCTTGGGCCTATAGTGGGATATATTGTGAAAATA atatcaATACACAAGgtttaacatttattacaagagagtcatattttaaacggaattattttatcaataatataacagaATTAAGTCAAGAGTcttattataaacttttgactaaagatattttaatgaatttaagaaCATATGATGAAAACTCTTTAATATTACACGCAAATgatcatttaaacaattttgtgcAACTTTTTATTATGAATGGAAATTCTGTGGTATTTGTGTTTAATCATTCTCATAAAATTTACAACATAACTGTAAAATATCCAG gttTAAATCGAGGAAAATCTATTCAACTAGCTTTGGTGAGAACAGAAAATGTTACTATGTTATATgtcaatgaaataaatagttCTGTTCCAGTTGGATATAGtctattgattaattatactaGCAAACCATGGATAAATCCTGAACTGG AGGTTTTATCACCTCAAAGACCACCTGCTCCTCCTACAGAATACTTTCAAGTAAATATTGGTGGATTTGATCCAGAAAATTTAATTAGTAGTAAAAAAGAATCTGTCCGATTGTCTGGATATGTTGGTTGTGTACGAGGATTAAAAATAGATGATTTTGTAGTCAGTTTCAGTAGTCTTGGCTTAGCAAATTCTTCATTTAATACTTCTAAAgaaaaag aACTTAGAGGCATAATATCTGGCTGTAACATGAAATGTGACGAGCAACAGCCTTGTAAAAATAAAGGaatttgtattgaaaattttgaaaaaggaGGTAGTTCATGTGATTGTGAACATACATCTTATTATGGAGATTTTTGTGGTTTGG ATAAAGGAGCAGATTTTAGTGGTGTCTCGGTTTTACGTAGAAAATTTCTTCTTGAAGGACCAGTTACGCAAGTAAAGTTAAATCTAGCTTTCTCAAGTAGTGACAAGAGACAACGAAGCACAGTTTTATTGCTTATCCAAACAGAGAACAA GAGAAGTTACTATCTTATAGTTGCATTAAACGAAAAAGGTGAAATGATATTTGAAGAGGATCGTGAGGGAACAGGAGGAGCATTTGGTGCACATATTAAAGATAGAAACTTTTTAAATGGAGCACGACATTCGGTTTACTATAAACGTACTGAATCTAGCTCAATACTTATG gtCGATAGAGATCCTATAGAACTAAAAAAGATTCCAGTTTTAAGTTTAACTGATACATTAACAGATATCACGGCTGGAGATAATGAAGTACAAATTGGTGGACTTAATACGACTGACCCACGATTTGCTTCTTATACAAGTTATAGTGGATgcatttcaa atgtaTTTTTGgaagtaaattataatgcaatgaGACCTTTGGATGAATATATGCTATTTACAAAAACTGGTAGTGAAAAAGTAAATGTAACAAATTCTCAAGGAGTTCGCAGTGCTCAGTGTGCTTCTTTTGATGATATACACAAACCTAGACCTGGACCTTCACTTAACATAAGCtat ggaGTTGATCAGACTTGGGTCTTGGATCCTCCAGCTCGAATGCCTTATGATTCTAAATATGCAAAAGTGTTTACACAAcaagataatacatttaatg ttgttgCAATGGTAATGGCCAGTATCCTATCGTTAGTCATAATATCTGTGTCATATCATGCATATCATACTAATGTTAAATGGAAGAAACGACGAGATGAAGAAATTAATGCTGAAATAGCACGAAATAAACGGCAGTCAATTCAAATGCAAGAGGGATACAAACTTGTTAAA GAAGATAAGCTTCAACTTAATGGAATAAATATGGAAATGAAATCATTATGTAAACAGCCATCGCCTATTGTTCGATTCTATACTCCTTCAGATGAAGATAATGAAGGTTTAAAAGGAAAAGAATTACGAATTGAGCCTAGATTAAAACATTCAGCTATAcgag gttatttaaacaaaatagacAAAACTTGGGAGCCTATTGAAGAAACATCTGAAATATTAGAAGAAATTACTGAAGATAAACAATAA
- the LOC132930763 gene encoding axotactin isoform X2, whose translation MHIFFITVFFIVTVFDVKALENFKERCEIPIMRGPCQNWIHKWYYDSILHQCRTYISGICKSENIFDSEAECLYYCVGDRNNTYLVSEPIEQKYEYGSSTLAPIAPSDRGAELTFSESGYYTVFMMAENNAFIQLDGNRIPTFQLRLCREISFQFRTRLPHGLLVYHSVKDRPTGLPPYALYVIVEKGQLKVVHVYGKHSTSVIVGEGLNHDIWHTVTVRIDVHGARLIAKVDNISAEKIIQGLHKSSNYGISTDLTSVVLIGGLSPEEKLHGVKYIIESFVGCIKEMVLSAGKAASDLLPIKPLIATKHDNVQEGCIDKCKTEDNICFQGSLCINHYNQLSCDCFGTLYEGEYCDIYVSTVLTLRGSSYVSYRVYDWKDRVHSSMNRISFMFKTRFDDSALFYASGESHKHHHIAISIYNGSVVVEVELGDGEPIFATVGNNTNSNQWHNLTILHRENMIDIMFNGETKNYILAGTRNYLYIDPEIYFGGGPTLSNKPGLKSHNNFVGSLKYVFFNDISILYELKRGNPKVHYIGFLSPEFTETEVDMIPITLPFPSSHILWPVASVNHISLMFDFKSHKHMAILVSSPVTTSTQNSSGFWELRMVNNEIRFELTPSSSKNVTQLTTVKYDLNIEGSWHKICLNYTKGLLTLNVDDKNKTTFLNGIQHFLAEQTITIGSGIGGKGSFGLVGCIREIWLDGIFLESRHMVRTNRTTGQVSIDNCQLVDPCKRPNACEHDGKCSVVDDNVICDCKGTGYIGKNCHFAQFRKTCEELALLGYTKPDVYLIDIDGNGKFPPAHVKCEFGAQGDSKTIVEHNLPSQIDVRSAAESDFSFTITYRDFPPEMLKELISHSLHCSQYIKYDCYKAPLDLHSATWFTSAAQEELINFIGYAKRGSCPCSMNKTCSNRTHSCNCDFPDAKWHSDEGHYLTSKYGGLGITKMVFLQQEHLQLDALGRITLGPLECVETNTQKYVVTFTTSQSYIEVPGWRKGDIAFSFRTTGEKAILLYQPPIRRQHPSFMVALTSDFKLTFNFTLNSGKSRDMEVKSRRRLNNGEWQKIWIDYNSHHVRFMINTDYEMIDLLPNEKFGPFEGSMYIGGATEDLLQVTTVSQGLIGCFRGLVVNGEILDIYSYMSVHLSEIIKECKPSCAPNPCKNGAKCKELWSTFQCVCENPWAYSGIYCENNINTQGLTFITRESYFKRNYFINNITELSQESYYKLLTKDILMNLRTYDENSLILHANDHLNNFVQLFIMNGNSVVFVFNHSHKIYNITVKYPGLNRGKSIQLALVRTENVTMLYVNEINSSVPVGYSLLINYTSKPWINPELEVLSPQRPPAPPTEYFQVNIGGFDPENLISSKKESVRLSGYVGCVRGLKIDDFVVSFSSLGLANSSFNTSKEKELRGIISGCNMKCDEQQPCKNKGICIENFEKGGSSCDCEHTSYYGDFCGLDKGADFSGVSVLRRKFLLEGPVTQVKLNLAFSSSDKRQRSTVLLLIQTENKRSYYLIVALNEKGEMIFEEDREGTGGAFGAHIKDRNFLNGARHSVYYKRTESSSILMVDRDPIELKKIPVLSLTDTLTDITAGDNEVQIGGLNTTDPRFASYTSYSGCISNVFLEVNYNAMRPLDEYMLFTKTGSEKVNVTNSQGVRSAQCASFDDIHKPRPGPSLNISYGVDQTWVLDPPARMPYDSKYAKVFTQQDNTFNVVAMVMASILSLVIISVSYHAYHTNVKWKKRRDEEINAEIARNKRQSIQMQEGYKLVKEDKLQLNGINMEMKSLCKQPSPIVRFYTPSDEDNEGLKGKELRIEPRLKHSAIRGYLNKIDKTWEPIEETSEILEEITEDKQ comes from the exons atgcacattttttttataactgtgtTTTTTATCGTAACTGTATTTGATGTAAAAGCACTGGAGAATTTCAAgg aaagatGTGAAATCCCAATTATGCGTGGTCCGTGTCAAAATTGGATACATAAATGGTACTATGATTCTATTTTACACCAGTGTAGGACTTACATAAGTGGTATTTGCaaaagtgaaaatatatttgattctgAGGCAGAATGCCTGTATTATTGTGTTGGTG ATCGTAACAATACATACTTAGTCTCAGAACCTattgaacaaaaatatgaatatggtTCATCTACATTAGCGCCAATAGCACCAAGTGATAGAGGTGCAGAACTTACATTTTCTGAATCGggttattatactgtatttatgATGGCTGAAAACAACGCATTTATACAGCTTGATGGAAATCGTATTCCTACTTTCCAATTAAG GCTATGTCGAGAAATATCATTCCAATTTCGTACGCGTTTACCACATGGATTACTTGTTTATCATAGTGTTAAGGATAGACCAACTGGTCTTCCTCCCTATGCATTATATGTAATTGTAGAAAAAGGACAACTTAAAGTAGTTCATGTTTATGGTAAACATTCAACCTCTGTTATAGTCGGAGAAG gattaAATCATGATATTTGGCATACTGTTACTGTACGCATAGATGTACATGGCGCTAGACTTATAGCAAAAGTAGATAATATAAGTGccgaaaaaataatacaaggaTTACATAAGTCTAGTAACTATGGCATATCTACAGACTTAACATCTGTAGTTTTAATTGGTG GTTTGAGTCCTGAGGAAAAATTACACGGTGTCAAGTATATTATTGAATCATTTGTTGGCTGCATAAAAGAAATGGTTTTGAGTGCTGGAAAAGCTGCTTCGGATTTATTACCCATCAAACCGTTAATTGCTACAAAGCATGACAATGTACAAGAGGGTTGTATAGATAA ATGTAAAACCGAagacaatatttgttttcaaggTAGTCTgtgtattaatcattataatcaatTGTCTTGTGATTGTTTTGGAACTCTTTATGAAGGCGAATACTGtgatatttatg TTTCTACTGTATTAACTTTACGAGGTTCTTCCTATGTATCTTATCGTGTTTATGACTGGAAAGATAGAGTTCATTCAAGCATGAATCGTATAAGTTTTATGTTCAAGACTAGATTTGATGATTCTGCTTTGTTTTATGCAAGTGGAGAATCTCATAAACATCACCACATTgcaatatcaatttataatggATCAGTTGTTGTTGAAGTTGAACTTGGTGATGGAGAGCCTATATTTGCAACTGTAGGTAATAACACAAACTCAAACCAATGGCATAACTTAACAATATTACATAGAGAAAATATGAtcgatattatgtttaatggagaaactaaaaattatattttggctGGAACacgaaattatttatacatagatcctgaaatatattttggtgGTGGACCTACACTTTCTAATAAAcctg GTTTGAAATCGCATAATAACTTTGTAGGttctttaaaatatgttttctttaatgacatatcaatattatatgaattaaaaagaGGAAATCCAAAAGTGCATTACATTGGATTTTTATCGCCAGAATTCACAGAAACTGAAGTTGACATGATTCCTATAACATTACCATTTCCATCTTCACATATTTTATGGCCAGTAGCATCAGTTAACCATATAAGTttaatgtttgattttaaaagtCATAAGCATATGGCTATTTTAGTGTCATCGCCTGTGACAACATCCACTCAGAATTCTTCAGGATTCTGGGAA ttaCGGATGGTAAACAATGAAATACGTTTCGAACTCACACCATCATCTAGTAAAAATGTCACACAATTAACAActgttaaatatgatttaaacatTGAAGGATCTTggcataaaatttgtttaaattatactaaaggATTACTCACATTAAATGTAGATGATAAAAATAAGACAACTTTTTTAAATggtattcaacattttttggCTGAACAGACTATAACTATTGGTAGTGGAATTGGAGGCAAAGGAAGTTttg gcctTGTTGGTTGCATACGAGAAATTTGGTTAGatggtatatttttagaatCTAGACATATGGTTAGAACTAATAGGACAACTGGCCAAGTTTCTATTGATAATTGTCAATTAGTAGATCCATGTAAGAGGCCAAATGCTTGTGAACATGATGGTAAATGTTCTGTCGTTGATGATAATGTAATATGTGACTGTAAAGGAACAGGATATATTGGAAAAAATTGCCATTtcg CACAGTTTCGTAAGACATGCGAAGAACTTGCTCTTTTAGGTTATACTAAGCCTGATGTATATCTCATTGATATTGATGGAAATGGAAAATTTCCCCCAGCTCATGTTAAATGTGAATTTGGGGCTCAAGGAGATTCAAAAACCATTGTTGAACACAATTTACCCAGTcagatt gaTGTTAGAAGTGCAGCAGAATCAGATTTTAGCTTTACTATAACCTATAGAGATTTTCCTCCAGAGATGTTGAAGGAGCTTATATCACATTCCTTACATTGTAGccagtatataaaatatgattgttaTAAAGCTCCATTAGATCTCCATTCTGCTACATGGTTTACTTCCGCTGCTCAAGAAGAACTCATTAATTTTATTGGCTATGCTAAAAGAGGATCTTGCCCATGTTCaa tgaACAAGACATGTTCAAATCGTACTCATTCATGTAATTGTGATTTTCCTGATGCAAAATGGCATTCAGACGAAGGACATTATTTAACTTCTAAATATGGAGGATTAGGAATTacaaaaatggtatttttacaACAAGAACATTTACAGCTTGATGCTTTAGGACGTATTACATTAGGGCCACTTGAATGTGTTGAAACAA acaCTCAAAAGTATGTCGTAACATTTACAACTAGTCAATCTTATATAGAAGTTCCGGGTTGGAGAAAAGGAGACATAGCATTCAGTTTTAGGACTACTGGTGAAAAAGCAATTTTACTTTATCAACCACCGATTCGAAGACAACACCCTTCTTTTATGGTCGCTCTCACGagtg attttaaattaacttttaattttacattaaattctgGAAAATCAAGAGACATGGAAGTAAAATCTAGACGGCGTTTAAATAATGGCGAATGGCAAAAAATTTGGATTGATTATAACTCTCATCATGTACGCTTTATGATTAATACAGATTATGAAATGATCGATTTATTACCAAATGAAAAATTTGGTCCTTTTGAAGGAAGTATGTATATTGGAGGTGCTACAGA AGACCTACTTCAAGTTACAACTGTAAGTCAAGGTTTGATAGGATGTTTTCGAGGACTGGTAGTGAATGGTGaaattttagatatatattcatatatgagTGTTCATTTATCAGAAATTATAAAAGAATGTAAACCATCCTGTGCTCCAAATCCATGTAAAAATGGAGCGAAATGCAAAGAATTGTGGAGTACATTTCAATGTGTTTGTGAAAACCCTTGGGCCTATAGTGGGATATATTGTGAAAATA atatcaATACACAAGgtttaacatttattacaagagagtcatattttaaacggaattattttatcaataatataacagaATTAAGTCAAGAGTcttattataaacttttgactaaagatattttaatgaatttaagaaCATATGATGAAAACTCTTTAATATTACACGCAAATgatcatttaaacaattttgtgcAACTTTTTATTATGAATGGAAATTCTGTGGTATTTGTGTTTAATCATTCTCATAAAATTTACAACATAACTGTAAAATATCCAG gttTAAATCGAGGAAAATCTATTCAACTAGCTTTGGTGAGAACAGAAAATGTTACTATGTTATATgtcaatgaaataaatagttCTGTTCCAGTTGGATATAGtctattgattaattatactaGCAAACCATGGATAAATCCTGAACTGG AGGTTTTATCACCTCAAAGACCACCTGCTCCTCCTACAGAATACTTTCAAGTAAATATTGGTGGATTTGATCCAGAAAATTTAATTAGTAGTAAAAAAGAATCTGTCCGATTGTCTGGATATGTTGGTTGTGTACGAGGATTAAAAATAGATGATTTTGTAGTCAGTTTCAGTAGTCTTGGCTTAGCAAATTCTTCATTTAATACTTCTAAAgaaaaag aACTTAGAGGCATAATATCTGGCTGTAACATGAAATGTGACGAGCAACAGCCTTGTAAAAATAAAGGaatttgtattgaaaattttgaaaaaggaGGTAGTTCATGTGATTGTGAACATACATCTTATTATGGAGATTTTTGTGGTTTGG ATAAAGGAGCAGATTTTAGTGGTGTCTCGGTTTTACGTAGAAAATTTCTTCTTGAAGGACCAGTTACGCAAGTAAAGTTAAATCTAGCTTTCTCAAGTAGTGACAAGAGACAACGAAGCACAGTTTTATTGCTTATCCAAACAGAGAACAA GAGAAGTTACTATCTTATAGTTGCATTAAACGAAAAAGGTGAAATGATATTTGAAGAGGATCGTGAGGGAACAGGAGGAGCATTTGGTGCACATATTAAAGATAGAAACTTTTTAAATGGAGCACGACATTCGGTTTACTATAAACGTACTGAATCTAGCTCAATACTTATG gtCGATAGAGATCCTATAGAACTAAAAAAGATTCCAGTTTTAAGTTTAACTGATACATTAACAGATATCACGGCTGGAGATAATGAAGTACAAATTGGTGGACTTAATACGACTGACCCACGATTTGCTTCTTATACAAGTTATAGTGGATgcatttcaa atgtaTTTTTGgaagtaaattataatgcaatgaGACCTTTGGATGAATATATGCTATTTACAAAAACTGGTAGTGAAAAAGTAAATGTAACAAATTCTCAAGGAGTTCGCAGTGCTCAGTGTGCTTCTTTTGATGATATACACAAACCTAGACCTGGACCTTCACTTAACATAAGCtat ggaGTTGATCAGACTTGGGTCTTGGATCCTCCAGCTCGAATGCCTTATGATTCTAAATATGCAAAAGTGTTTACACAAcaagataatacatttaatg ttgttgCAATGGTAATGGCCAGTATCCTATCGTTAGTCATAATATCTGTGTCATATCATGCATATCATACTAATGTTAAATGGAAGAAACGACGAGATGAAGAAATTAATGCTGAAATAGCACGAAATAAACGGCAGTCAATTCAAATGCAAGAGGGATACAAACTTGTTAAA GAAGATAAGCTTCAACTTAATGGAATAAATATGGAAATGAAATCATTATGTAAACAGCCATCGCCTATTGTTCGATTCTATACTCCTTCAGATGAAGATAATGAAGGTTTAAAAGGAAAAGAATTACGAATTGAGCCTAGATTAAAACATTCAGCTATAcgag gttatttaaacaaaatagacAAAACTTGGGAGCCTATTGAAGAAACATCTGAAATATTAGAAGAAATTACTGAAGATAAACAATAA